AAAATTTGATATTTCATTAACCCGTAATTAACCCACGAAAGTGGGTTTTGCTTGTGTAGACGCGGTTTCCAACCGCCCCTTATTCTAAGCACCCATTATTCCACATTATCATCCTTTTTTGCATATTTGATATTAGCCCAACTTGGTACTTTACTCTCTTCCTTATCAGGCGTATCTCCTAAACTTAATTGCTTGAATTTTTCCCGAATTGTAGCTACGTCACCTTCTAATGCTGCTTGTCGTAAATCCCGTTTTAAATGGGCATTTTCAATGGCTTGCTTTGGAGAACGAGAACTTGTATCAAAGCATTTTTCTAGGCTGTCGTAGATACCGACACGGCGAGTTTTTTTCTTAAATTGCCTTTCTGTATCTAATAGTCTGGCCATTAATTCTAAGTGCATTCCGTCACCGTCACAAATTTCTTCTAATACTCCCCATTCATCACTTCCAAGTATGCTATGGTCAGCACCAGGACGGGGATCTTTAAATACTTCTTCTGTGACTTCTTCATATATGCGGGGGACACTATCATCAAATTCGTGTTTTTCTTCTAACCATATTCGACGAATTTCACTCAATTCTGCTTGAGAAATCAGAGTAATATCGCGCATATTTTCAGGCGCATTTTGACGCATTTCTTTTTGCGCTGTTAATAATTTTCTGAGCCAATATTCTCGCCAATATTTTGTATATGGACCGGGTATAGGTTCAACAGATGTTTCACCCTCTATATTGCGTTCAAATAATTGAACTTCTCCCCGTAAACGCCGAAAATCTCTTTTTTCACGGTCATTTTCAATATCTAATTCTCGACGAAAATCAACTATTGGTTGTAACCATTCTTTTTCATCATTATTTTGAATCATTGCGTTCAAAGATTTATCACGTTCCACAAGCGTGCAAACCCAGCAACCAAAACGAGAACTACCACAACTAGGAGTAGAAGTATCAACAACTAAAGGACATTCATTATCTGCTGTTGATTCTCTATACATAGTAAATAAATCTTTATTACTATGTCCCCAAGGATTTTCCCATTGCATTAAATATACCCAAACCTCATCAGTTCGCCAATCTTCAATAGGACTATAAACAAGTGAATTAGGTAAGCTGGCATTAGGACTAAGGCGATCGCGCACTCGTCTTTCTTCATATTTTTTCATTGTGGCAGCGCGACGAGGGCTTTCTGCTTTACGAATACCTAAGATTACAATAGCTTCACCGCTACTTCTCACAACATCACGAATAAAACGATTAGATGGATTGATTTTCAACCGTCCAGTACACCAACGAAACTTTTGACGGGGTGCAGGATACCCTTTACCAATTAAACCTACCCAGTATGTATCCGCAATTTCTGGTTCTAATATATGGGGTTGCATTGGCATTCTCTGCTCTTTAGCAGCTAATTCTATATGCTTATGAGAACTACGCACCCAAGTAGAAACATAGGGATTTTCTACCCCTGTATCTGTTGTAATTACATGAATTGGCTTAGTTCTTTTTTCCGGTGGAAGTCCAGAAATTGCACTCCATATAAGCTGTAAAGTAGCAGTGCTGTCTTTTCCACCTGAATAGCCTACTACCCAAGGTATCTCATCTAAACAATACAATTCTTGAATTTCTGTAGACAGAACTTGGATATACTCCACTAACTCTGGTACAGTACGATTCGGCTGATTTTTATTTTCTGGTTGTTGTGCTGTAGTCATTTTTCCCTACCTACGTATATATGGACTGAAACTCAATACTTCCCTTCGGAGGAAATCATTTAGTATATAAAAAAACCTGGCTATGAGTGCAAAATATTTTTAAAAATTGCATCCTTAGTATCCATTTTTTTGGACAATAAAGCAAGAGTTATTCACTAAGTTTTCAAAAATCAATATGAATGATAGTACAAGCACACTAAATAATCAACTCGCTAACGAGTATCTAGAACGGGAAAATAAGGATAAACAGGTA
The window above is part of the Dolichospermum sp. DET69 genome. Proteins encoded here:
- the dndC gene encoding DNA phosphorothioation system sulfurtransferase DndC, which translates into the protein MTTAQQPENKNQPNRTVPELVEYIQVLSTEIQELYCLDEIPWVVGYSGGKDSTATLQLIWSAISGLPPEKRTKPIHVITTDTGVENPYVSTWVRSSHKHIELAAKEQRMPMQPHILEPEIADTYWVGLIGKGYPAPRQKFRWCTGRLKINPSNRFIRDVVRSSGEAIVILGIRKAESPRRAATMKKYEERRVRDRLSPNASLPNSLVYSPIEDWRTDEVWVYLMQWENPWGHSNKDLFTMYRESTADNECPLVVDTSTPSCGSSRFGCWVCTLVERDKSLNAMIQNNDEKEWLQPIVDFRRELDIENDREKRDFRRLRGEVQLFERNIEGETSVEPIPGPYTKYWREYWLRKLLTAQKEMRQNAPENMRDITLISQAELSEIRRIWLEEKHEFDDSVPRIYEEVTEEVFKDPRPGADHSILGSDEWGVLEEICDGDGMHLELMARLLDTERQFKKKTRRVGIYDSLEKCFDTSSRSPKQAIENAHLKRDLRQAALEGDVATIREKFKQLSLGDTPDKEESKVPSWANIKYAKKDDNVE